Proteins found in one Sardina pilchardus chromosome 11, fSarPil1.1, whole genome shotgun sequence genomic segment:
- the ctso gene encoding cathepsin O: MAEIVIFFLFLYQSVDFTAGNYQLSESEGTENKHNSSFHFNLFSKRFQHTYASLEEYTQGRLNFENSLNRHTFLNTKPKDASNSSAKYGVNQFSHLSPQQFRDLYLRAQAEVVPPFNTSSLNHSSHVARELPGRFDWRDEGKVGPVQNQGACGGCWAFSIVGATESARAKDSHPLEELSVQQVIDCSYKDQGCDGGSPVRALAWLKETQEKLVKKPDYPYKGESGLCHFFAQSHSGVAVNGFKAQDFSEEEELMKHWLVDYGPLVVTVDAMSWQDYLGGVIQHHCSSRNANHAVQITGYDTTGDVPYWIVRNSWGSSWGVDGYVHIRIGGNLCGIADTVAAVFV, from the exons ATGGCGGAAATTgtcattttctttctgtttttgtatCAGAGTGTCGATTTCACCGCAGGAAATTACCAACTCTCAGAATCTGAAggaactgaaaacaaacacaactcGTCCTTTCACTTTAATCTATTCAGCAAGAGATTCCAGCACACATACGCCAGTCTGGAAGAGTATACACAAGGCAGACTCAATTTCGAA AACTCTCTCAATAGGCACACATTTCTGAACACGAAGCCTAAGGACGCCAGCAACAGCTCGGccaaatatggtgtgaatcaattcTCGCATCTGTCTCCGCAGCAGTTCAGAG ATCTGTACTTGCGAGCCCAGGCTGAAGTGGTCCCTCCCTTTAACACCAGCAGTCTGAACCACAGCAGCCATGTGGCCAGAGAGCTGCCTGGCCGCTTCGACTGGCGTGACGAGGGGAAGGTGGGGCCGGTGCAGAACCAGGGAGCG TGTGGGGGCTGTTGGGCCTTCAGCATTGTCGGGGCGACCGAGTCGGCCAGAGCCAAAGACAGCCATCCCCTTGAGGAGCTGAGTGTCCAGCAGGTCATCGACTGCTCGTACAAGGACCAGGGCTGTGATGGGGGCTCCCCAGTGCGAGCTCTCGCCTGGCTGAAGGAG ACCCAGGAGAAGCTGGTGAAGAAACCTGACTACCCTTATAAAGGAGAGTCTGGATTGTGCCATTTCTTTGCCCAGTCCCACAGCGGTGTGGCCGTGAACGGTTTCAAGGCGCAGGACTTCAG tgaagaggaggagctgATGAAGCATTGGCTGGTGGACTATGGTCCTCTGGTGGTGACGGTAGATGCCATGAGCTGGCAGGACTACCTGGGCGGAGTCATCCAGCATCACTGCTCCAGCCGCAACGCCAACCATGCAGTACAGATCACTGGATACgacaccacag GCGATGTGCCGTACTGGATCGTGCGTAACTCCTGGGGCTCTTCCTGGGGCGTCGATGGCTATGTGCACATCCGGATCGGCGGCAACCTATGTG GTATTGCGGACACAGTGGcggcagtgtttgtgtga